A genomic region of Rhodohalobacter sp. 614A contains the following coding sequences:
- a CDS encoding S9 family peptidase: MRIHKSLLFFILLVFCFFSSANAQENSTTIPEWLILGPVETQLPVYHEQKNIQNKTFELSDLLSHEPVDVSAWHPEDGNVIGWSQNNELEWKSASGETLVLETNGSQHPQNYWAAFYLSSERFTEATLEVKSHHPFKLYINGTAKSTKTGSQDEDAEAGFQSEKLMLTQGKHLVMIRSMYDPENSADFTLSATVSWNSEASVSPSLTPMKTLDLETLSNQPSVSNLALSADGSLAAMRISKSSSPDGKTESWIEIRETDSGDLYREYKGTENFGRLQWAPEGLKFTYTESNDGKTTLWLSDLDTGSQQKLLEGVSDFGSYRWSPDGTFIIYTISEEPESNDSGVELLGDVEARRPWFGNRNFLYKLNVPDGTTQRLTAGSLTTSLLDISPDGTQLLYSRAHIDYSQRPYSISEYQLLNLETLETDSLFSANFGGGGSFSPNGETILFTGGPTMFGDIGVNVPEGTTPNDYDYQAFLYEIESANVTPITYDFAPSIDNAIWGDSNTIYFQTTDRSFNTLYKYDVRRSRFTKLTTELDAVSSVDISKDGSVAVYSGTGISQPIQVYTHDLEDDESTLLRYPGEDYFADVQFGEHETWTFTNERGTEIDGVIYFPPNFDPNKKYPVISYYYGGTVPVNRAFGGRYPKELYAAMGYIVYVMQPSGAVGYGQDFSALHVNDWGKIVSQEIISGVGEFLDEHEYADRENVGAIGASFGGFMTMLLMTETDIFAAAVSHAGISNLSSYWGVGYWGFQYNAVAAANSFPWNRKDIYVNQSPLFSADQVTTPLLFVHGAADTNVPLGESLQMYTALKLLGKETALVTVDGQDHHILDYKKYKLWKESIISWFDKYLKDQPDWWNHKYVD; the protein is encoded by the coding sequence ATGCGTATACATAAATCACTATTGTTCTTTATTCTTCTTGTCTTCTGCTTTTTCTCTTCAGCGAATGCTCAGGAAAATTCAACAACTATTCCAGAATGGCTGATTCTCGGACCGGTTGAGACGCAACTCCCGGTTTATCACGAGCAAAAAAACATTCAGAATAAAACGTTTGAATTGTCTGATCTGCTGAGCCATGAACCCGTAGATGTTTCCGCTTGGCATCCTGAAGATGGGAATGTGATTGGCTGGTCTCAGAACAATGAACTGGAGTGGAAATCTGCGTCTGGGGAAACGTTAGTGTTGGAAACGAATGGAAGCCAACATCCACAAAATTACTGGGCAGCATTCTACCTGAGTTCAGAACGATTTACGGAAGCAACTCTCGAAGTAAAGAGTCATCATCCTTTTAAATTATACATAAATGGAACAGCCAAATCGACCAAAACCGGCAGCCAAGATGAAGATGCTGAGGCTGGTTTTCAAAGCGAAAAATTAATGCTTACCCAAGGCAAACATCTCGTAATGATTCGCTCCATGTACGATCCTGAAAACAGTGCTGACTTTACTCTTTCCGCTACTGTTTCCTGGAACAGCGAAGCGTCGGTCTCTCCGTCTCTCACTCCCATGAAAACTCTCGATTTGGAAACATTGTCCAACCAGCCGTCGGTCAGTAATCTTGCGCTTTCCGCAGATGGCAGCCTTGCAGCCATGCGAATTAGCAAATCTTCGTCACCGGATGGAAAAACCGAATCCTGGATTGAAATCAGGGAAACTGATTCAGGAGATCTCTACCGGGAATACAAGGGCACGGAGAACTTTGGAAGGCTACAATGGGCTCCGGAAGGGTTAAAGTTTACATATACAGAATCAAACGATGGGAAAACTACACTTTGGCTTTCTGATTTGGACACCGGATCGCAGCAAAAGCTTTTGGAAGGTGTATCCGATTTCGGAAGTTACCGGTGGTCGCCCGATGGAACATTCATTATTTATACCATTTCCGAAGAACCAGAGTCCAACGATTCCGGCGTGGAACTACTTGGTGATGTGGAAGCCCGGCGTCCCTGGTTTGGCAACAGAAATTTTCTTTACAAACTGAACGTGCCGGACGGAACCACGCAACGACTTACCGCCGGAAGCCTGACAACTTCACTTCTTGATATCAGCCCCGATGGGACGCAATTGCTCTATTCACGCGCTCATATCGATTATTCACAGCGTCCTTACAGCATTAGCGAATACCAGTTGCTGAATCTTGAAACCCTGGAAACGGATTCTCTTTTCTCAGCCAATTTTGGCGGTGGCGGAAGTTTTTCTCCCAATGGCGAGACGATACTATTTACAGGCGGACCTACAATGTTTGGAGATATTGGCGTGAATGTACCGGAAGGCACGACGCCAAATGATTATGACTACCAGGCTTTTTTGTATGAGATCGAATCGGCCAATGTCACTCCCATCACGTACGATTTTGCCCCCTCGATTGACAATGCTATTTGGGGAGATTCAAATACGATTTATTTCCAGACAACAGACCGCTCATTCAATACTCTCTACAAATATGATGTGCGCCGTTCCCGCTTCACAAAACTTACCACCGAACTTGATGCCGTTTCTAGTGTGGATATTTCGAAAGACGGGAGTGTTGCCGTCTATTCAGGAACAGGAATTTCCCAGCCGATTCAGGTTTATACGCATGATTTGGAAGATGATGAATCGACTCTGCTGAGATATCCCGGAGAGGACTATTTTGCTGATGTACAGTTTGGCGAGCACGAAACTTGGACATTCACAAACGAAAGAGGAACTGAAATTGACGGTGTGATCTACTTCCCACCAAATTTTGATCCGAACAAAAAATACCCTGTTATTTCCTACTATTACGGGGGAACCGTTCCTGTAAACCGTGCTTTTGGCGGACGATATCCCAAAGAACTTTATGCAGCGATGGGCTACATTGTCTATGTGATGCAACCCAGTGGTGCCGTTGGCTACGGACAGGATTTTTCAGCGCTACATGTAAACGACTGGGGAAAAATTGTTTCGCAAGAAATTATATCCGGAGTGGGTGAATTTTTGGATGAACATGAATATGCCGATCGTGAAAATGTGGGTGCCATCGGGGCTTCATTCGGTGGATTTATGACGATGCTTTTGATGACGGAAACCGACATATTTGCAGCGGCCGTCAGTCATGCAGGAATCAGTAATCTTTCAAGTTATTGGGGCGTAGGTTATTGGGGATTCCAATACAATGCGGTTGCAGCAGCTAATTCATTCCCATGGAACCGAAAGGATATTTATGTAAACCAGAGCCCGCTTTTTTCAGCAGACCAAGTGACCACCCCGCTTCTTTTTGTACATGGAGCTGCGGATACAAACGTCCCGCTCGGAGAAAGTCTGCAAATGTACACCGCTCTAAAACTTCTTGGAAAAGAAACTGCTTTAGTTACAGTTGACGGACAGGATCATCACATCCTCGACTACAAAAAATACAAACTCTGGAAAGAGAGCATCATTTCCTGGTTTGACAAATATTTAAAAGATCAGCCGGACTGGTGGAATCATAAATATGTGGATTGA